A window from Candidatus Zixiibacteriota bacterium encodes these proteins:
- a CDS encoding radical SAM protein, with amino-acid sequence MKKKSAEEIIKIGRTLFQSLTECRLCPMDCGVNRPQGELGKCRSTAEFKIASHNLHFGEEPPLSGGGGSGTIFLSNCSLCCRYCQNYPISQFGNGRVVSIGEFVEMMLKLQARGAENINFVTPDHMLPMILLGVGEAMKEGLKIPLVYNCSGYQKLEILKHLEGIIDVYLVDMRYDDDALARHYSGCERYVEVNRAAVREMYRQVGNLKMDGRKMARSGIIIRHLVLPNNISGSKGIFKFLAEEISGNVYISLMSQYFPAYRAVNDETINRRVTVEEFDRAVEGFYEAGLKNGFIQNLSYESSY; translated from the coding sequence ATGAAGAAGAAATCCGCAGAAGAAATTATCAAAATCGGCCGCACTCTGTTCCAATCGCTGACCGAGTGCCGTCTATGCCCGATGGATTGTGGTGTCAATCGGCCACAGGGCGAACTGGGCAAATGCAGAAGCACTGCGGAATTTAAAATCGCCAGTCATAATCTTCATTTCGGCGAGGAACCACCGCTTTCCGGCGGAGGCGGCTCGGGAACCATATTTCTATCCAATTGCTCGCTTTGTTGCCGTTATTGCCAGAATTATCCCATATCTCAATTCGGCAATGGCCGGGTGGTTTCGATTGGCGAGTTCGTGGAGATGATGTTGAAACTTCAGGCCCGCGGCGCAGAAAATATCAATTTTGTGACTCCCGACCACATGTTGCCGATGATCCTTTTGGGTGTCGGAGAGGCCATGAAAGAGGGCCTGAAAATCCCACTGGTTTATAATTGTTCCGGCTATCAGAAACTTGAAATTCTTAAGCATCTGGAGGGTATAATAGATGTCTATCTGGTGGATATGCGATATGACGACGACGCCCTGGCCAGGCATTATTCCGGATGCGAGCGGTATGTGGAAGTCAACCGGGCGGCGGTCAGGGAAATGTATCGCCAGGTGGGCAATTTGAAGATGGATGGCCGCAAAATGGCCAGATCGGGGATAATTATCAGACACCTGGTCCTGCCCAACAATATTTCCGGTTCCAAAGGAATTTTTAAATTTCTGGCTGAAGAAATCTCCGGAAATGTATATATTTCGTTAATGAGTCAGTATTTTCCGGCTTATCGGGCGGTTAACGATGAAACGATTAACCGGCGGGTGACTGTCGAGGAATTCGATCGCGCCGTCGAAGGTTTCTATGAGGCCGGGTTGAAGAACGGTTTTATTCAGAATTTGAGTTATGAATCGTCATATTAG
- the pyrF gene encoding orotidine-5'-phosphate decarboxylase, which yields MNASNKIKEIQAKNNSMICVGLDLDRKKIPADYAATIKGMYDYAVAIIEATKDIVAAYKPNLAFYEELGSEGISLLEKIITKIPDEIVVVADGKRGDIGNTAAHYASAMFERFRADWVTLNPYMGYDSIRPFLDYKEKGAFILCLTSNSGSRDFQLMHVVNKPVYMYVAEKVAYWNKEQNLGLVVGATHPEQLAEIRKASGDMPILIPGIGAQGGDLEKAVINGTANFKNPVLINVSRSVLYASSEANFAEAARAEVEKLNGIIKELKGQKERAEEEKSARD from the coding sequence ATGAACGCATCGAATAAAATCAAGGAGATTCAGGCCAAGAATAATTCCATGATTTGTGTCGGCCTGGATCTGGATCGAAAAAAAATTCCCGCCGATTATGCCGCCACCATCAAGGGCATGTATGATTATGCCGTGGCCATAATCGAAGCTACCAAAGACATTGTGGCCGCCTATAAACCGAATCTGGCTTTCTATGAGGAACTGGGTTCCGAGGGGATTTCGCTTCTGGAGAAAATTATTACCAAGATTCCCGACGAGATCGTGGTCGTTGCCGACGGGAAGCGGGGCGATATCGGCAATACCGCGGCGCATTATGCCTCGGCCATGTTCGAGCGTTTCCGGGCCGACTGGGTGACGCTCAATCCCTATATGGGTTACGATTCCATCCGGCCTTTCCTGGACTACAAGGAAAAGGGTGCCTTTATTCTCTGCCTGACCTCGAATTCCGGGAGCCGCGATTTTCAATTGATGCATGTGGTCAATAAGCCGGTGTATATGTATGTGGCGGAAAAAGTGGCCTACTGGAACAAGGAGCAGAATCTCGGTCTGGTGGTCGGAGCCACACACCCGGAACAACTGGCGGAGATCAGGAAGGCTTCGGGTGATATGCCGATTCTGATCCCGGGAATCGGGGCGCAGGGCGGTGATCTGGAAAAGGCGGTTATCAACGGGACGGCCAATTTCAAGAATCCGGTTCTGATCAATGTTTCCCGATCGGTGCTGTATGCTTCGTCGGAGGCCAATTTCGCCGAAGCGGCGCGGGCCGAAGTGGAAAAACTGAACGGTATCATTAAGGAACTAAAAGGGCAGAAGGAAAGGGCGGAAGAGGAAAAATCAGCCAGGGATTAG
- a CDS encoding dihydroorotate dehydrogenase yields MSVDLSVEIAGVRLSNPILTASGTCGYGEELAELYDLSHLGGIVTKSITISPREGHPPPRTTETSAGMLNAIGLANVGVDRFITEKLAFLEKFRTVVVVNVAGAKLQEYVDICARLADCPRADMVELNFSCPNVEAGMEIAKSASLAEAAVREIKRVFPRPVIAKLSPNVTDITEIARACEAGGAGALALINTLVGMAVDIESRRPRLTNNTGGLSGPAIKPVALNMVHQVYNTVKIPVIGIGGIVNWQDAVEFFLCGATAVQVGTGLFVEPDAPLKIVRGLKKYLSDKKLNRVTELIGKVRKY; encoded by the coding sequence GTGAGCGTTGATTTATCGGTTGAGATTGCCGGCGTCCGCCTGAGTAACCCGATTCTGACGGCCTCCGGAACTTGCGGTTATGGCGAGGAGCTGGCCGAGCTGTACGATCTGTCGCATCTGGGCGGAATTGTGACCAAATCGATTACGATCAGTCCGCGTGAGGGCCATCCGCCGCCGCGAACGACCGAAACATCGGCCGGGATGCTCAACGCTATCGGTCTGGCTAATGTCGGGGTGGATCGTTTTATCACCGAGAAACTCGCTTTTCTGGAAAAATTCCGGACGGTGGTGGTGGTTAATGTGGCCGGGGCAAAACTCCAGGAGTATGTCGATATTTGCGCCCGGCTGGCGGATTGTCCCCGCGCCGACATGGTGGAGCTTAATTTTTCATGTCCCAATGTCGAGGCCGGGATGGAAATCGCCAAAAGCGCCTCGCTGGCTGAGGCCGCCGTGCGCGAGATAAAAAGGGTGTTTCCCCGCCCGGTGATTGCCAAGTTATCGCCCAATGTCACCGATATTACCGAAATCGCCCGGGCCTGCGAGGCGGGCGGCGCCGGGGCGCTGGCCCTGATCAACACCCTGGTGGGGATGGCCGTTGATATCGAAAGCCGGCGGCCCCGCCTGACCAATAATACCGGCGGCCTATCCGGGCCGGCCATCAAACCGGTAGCCCTTAATATGGTTCACCAAGTCTATAATACGGTTAAAATACCGGTGATTGGGATCGGCGGGATTGTCAACTGGCAGGATGCCGTGGAATTTTTCCTGTGCGGGGCGACTGCCGTGCAAGTGGGAACGGGGTTGTTTGTCGAACCCGATGCCCCTCTTAAGATAGTCCGGGGTTTGAAAAAATATTTATCGGATAAAAAACTGAACAGGGTTACCGAACTGATCGGCAAGGTGAGGAAATACTGA
- a CDS encoding dihydroorotate dehydrogenase electron transfer subunit, translating into MSKIVIGYSEIIKKTDLGRGNFIMEIAPFSKARNIKPGQFVHIRLPDTNVFFRRAFSIYDYSPEQKTIKIIFKVFGRGTKLLAGLHRGDRLDVLGPLGNGFRLPGRRETVILVAGGIGMPPIYLLAKILTEKGFDQKRLLYFYGGATRDDLVELKKIRQLGVRVYPATEDGSLGFRGLITGALVDVIDSRQGKFRMYACGPEGMLRAVDELAGKMGIPGQLSLEAPMPCGIGICLGCIKPLRVGGYTRICREGPVYEIGEVIL; encoded by the coding sequence ATGAGTAAAATTGTTATTGGGTATTCGGAGATCATAAAAAAAACTGATTTAGGCCGGGGCAATTTCATCATGGAAATTGCCCCGTTTTCCAAAGCCCGGAATATCAAACCGGGTCAATTCGTACATATCAGGTTACCCGATACGAATGTTTTTTTCCGCCGGGCGTTTTCAATTTATGATTATTCGCCGGAACAAAAGACCATCAAAATTATTTTCAAAGTCTTCGGCCGGGGAACCAAATTACTGGCCGGACTTCACCGGGGCGACCGTCTTGATGTCCTCGGACCTCTCGGCAACGGTTTCCGTCTGCCGGGTCGCCGTGAGACGGTTATTCTGGTCGCCGGTGGAATCGGTATGCCGCCGATCTACCTGCTGGCCAAAATCCTGACCGAAAAGGGCTTTGACCAAAAGAGACTGCTTTATTTCTACGGTGGTGCCACGCGGGATGATCTGGTGGAACTTAAAAAGATCAGGCAACTGGGAGTGAGGGTGTACCCGGCCACCGAAGATGGTTCGCTGGGATTCAGAGGTCTGATTACCGGGGCCCTTGTTGATGTTATTGATTCCCGGCAGGGGAAATTCCGGATGTACGCCTGCGGACCGGAAGGCATGCTGCGGGCGGTGGATGAACTGGCCGGTAAGATGGGAATTCCGGGGCAACTTTCGCTCGAGGCGCCGATGCCGTGCGGGATCGGGATCTGCCTGGGTTGTATCAAACCGCTTCGGGTCGGGGGATATACCCGGATTTGCCGCGAGGGGCCGGTTTACGAAATCGGGGAGGTGATCCTGTGA
- a CDS encoding NAD-dependent deacylase: MEIPRELIQILKKAKRVAVLTGAGISAESGVPTFRGKEGLWAKFRPEELATPEAFMDNPRLVWEWYLFRRNLIKEVDPNPGHYALAEMEKRFEDFTLITQNVDGLHRRAGSKNVLELHGNITRNKCFECGQPFKGDIDLSVKELPRCECGGRIRPDVVWFGELLPPEALNGAIEAASRAELFFSIGTSALVHPAASMPMTARSQGARLVEVNLEPTPLSDLADWAFHGKSGEILPKIVEKLDK; the protein is encoded by the coding sequence ATGGAAATACCTCGGGAATTAATACAAATCTTGAAAAAGGCCAAACGGGTGGCGGTTTTAACGGGGGCCGGTATCTCGGCCGAATCGGGGGTCCCGACTTTTCGGGGCAAGGAAGGTTTGTGGGCCAAATTCCGTCCGGAAGAACTGGCTACCCCCGAGGCATTTATGGACAATCCTCGGCTGGTCTGGGAATGGTATCTCTTTCGTCGAAACCTGATTAAGGAAGTCGATCCCAATCCGGGTCATTATGCTCTGGCCGAGATGGAAAAAAGGTTTGAGGATTTCACCCTGATTACCCAGAATGTCGATGGTTTGCATCGGCGAGCCGGTTCGAAAAATGTTCTGGAACTGCATGGCAATATTACCCGGAATAAATGTTTTGAATGCGGACAACCGTTCAAGGGCGATATTGATCTTTCCGTGAAGGAATTGCCCCGATGTGAGTGCGGCGGCCGAATCCGTCCCGATGTGGTCTGGTTCGGGGAACTGCTCCCCCCGGAGGCGTTGAATGGGGCTATTGAAGCGGCGTCACGGGCCGAGTTGTTTTTCTCGATCGGCACCTCGGCCCTGGTTCATCCGGCGGCCTCGATGCCGATGACGGCCCGGAGCCAGGGAGCGCGGCTGGTGGAGGTTAATCTGGAGCCGACCCCGTTAAGCGATCTGGCGGACTGGGCCTTTCATGGAAAATCCGGTGAAATTCTGCCGAAGATTGTCGAGAAACTGGACAAATGA
- a CDS encoding outer membrane beta-barrel protein encodes MKRLILTLIILALAAPGYALTGISIGVKGGMVSNYEQPGFAVPGEDTDAMNLAGLQLKFTKLPMIDLIVSGEYAWKKETYSGFGQSFELTRSDLQFSASAIYPFSLPVVTPYLGAGVATHSLGYDYVEPVGWALDTYDIEVPGNETRMGYHLMGGFDVGLPAFPLTLNAEYRLNWVSTPDEVTKYNSITAGLSFSLP; translated from the coding sequence ATGAAGAGACTAATTTTGACCCTGATCATTCTGGCTCTGGCGGCTCCCGGCTACGCCCTGACAGGAATCTCGATCGGCGTTAAAGGCGGGATGGTATCCAATTATGAGCAACCCGGGTTTGCCGTTCCGGGCGAGGATACCGATGCCATGAACCTGGCCGGTTTGCAGTTGAAATTCACCAAACTGCCCATGATCGATCTGATTGTCAGCGGGGAGTATGCTTGGAAAAAAGAAACATATTCCGGATTCGGCCAGTCCTTTGAACTGACCCGGAGCGATCTGCAGTTTTCCGCTTCGGCCATTTATCCCTTCAGCCTGCCGGTTGTTACCCCTTATCTGGGCGCCGGAGTGGCCACCCATTCGCTCGGCTACGATTATGTGGAACCGGTCGGCTGGGCGCTGGATACCTATGATATCGAAGTCCCCGGTAATGAAACCCGGATGGGTTATCATCTTATGGGGGGATTCGATGTTGGTCTGCCGGCTTTTCCTTTGACGCTCAATGCCGAATATCGTTTGAACTGGGTGAGTACGCCCGACGAGGTGACCAAGTATAACAGCATCACGGCCGGATTGAGTTTCAGCCTGCCATAA
- a CDS encoding tetratricopeptide repeat protein: protein MNPEYHRRFSIKIVMALLAICCMIGCSSESGRKIVFKAEQLYNQAEKLKQKASIKPELNDTGTRDQIKQAYLAVTDYCWIYIDSLSGEKDTAARVDLETIAFLAANRLTQIYFAGENYDSVIAVSNQLLNFTNLKGPQRLTTELNLAFALQSRGDLESAVGIYHAQMDAFYPPVDNKNDIITSVLNLPLDIIKIYRMIGYDSLAIIETKTGETYYNRLISDWPNSALATAARSNLARLHYDAGAWDKAIADLSQLKDSTGQIDVEATMMIAEITYKGKKNYDEALKLYDQLSKRVQDTTILPMIMLRKGIALFDKKKYNDCREIMSKINDKYPGYFQNNSLPQKYIAMSFMKLGDWIRAENEYKWLIDNYSTSEAAFDAHLTIADHYQKANNKDLTRTWFRRAEEFYYAMARQYPGSAIEASAISYLAELARMQENWPQAAGYLEGLYNKFPTTDIGRKALVNAAAVYRDKLDNPAKADSLIERLKSELFPLDDSKNIDVITDDIK from the coding sequence GTGAATCCTGAATATCACCGGCGATTCAGCATTAAAATAGTTATGGCGCTTTTGGCCATTTGCTGTATGATCGGATGTTCCTCGGAATCCGGTCGAAAAATTGTCTTCAAGGCTGAGCAACTCTATAATCAGGCTGAAAAACTGAAACAAAAGGCATCAATCAAACCTGAATTAAACGACACTGGCACCAGAGATCAGATTAAGCAGGCCTATCTCGCTGTTACCGATTATTGCTGGATCTACATCGACTCACTGTCCGGTGAAAAAGACACGGCAGCACGAGTTGATCTGGAAACAATTGCCTTTCTGGCCGCCAATCGCCTGACCCAGATATATTTCGCAGGGGAAAATTACGATTCGGTGATTGCTGTTTCGAATCAATTACTTAATTTCACCAACCTCAAAGGCCCCCAGCGGCTGACCACTGAACTGAACCTGGCCTTCGCTCTCCAATCGCGGGGTGATCTGGAAAGCGCCGTGGGCATATACCACGCTCAAATGGATGCTTTCTATCCTCCCGTTGATAATAAGAATGATATTATCACTTCGGTTCTCAATCTCCCCCTTGATATCATTAAAATATACCGTATGATCGGTTATGACTCCCTGGCGATAATCGAAACCAAAACCGGAGAGACCTATTATAACAGGTTAATCAGTGACTGGCCCAATTCGGCTCTGGCCACCGCCGCCCGCAGTAATCTGGCCCGCCTCCATTATGATGCCGGGGCATGGGATAAAGCTATCGCCGATCTCAGCCAACTGAAAGATTCAACCGGTCAGATCGATGTCGAAGCGACCATGATGATAGCTGAAATTACCTATAAAGGCAAAAAAAACTATGATGAAGCCCTAAAACTGTATGATCAGCTATCGAAGCGGGTTCAGGACACTACCATTTTGCCCATGATTATGTTGCGTAAAGGAATAGCTTTATTCGACAAGAAAAAATACAACGATTGCCGGGAAATCATGTCGAAGATTAACGATAAATACCCGGGTTATTTCCAGAATAACTCCCTGCCGCAAAAATATATCGCCATGTCGTTCATGAAATTGGGCGACTGGATACGGGCCGAAAATGAGTATAAATGGCTGATCGATAATTATTCCACCTCGGAAGCCGCCTTCGATGCGCATCTGACTATTGCCGACCATTACCAAAAGGCCAATAATAAGGATTTGACTCGAACCTGGTTTAGGAGGGCAGAGGAATTCTATTATGCTATGGCCAGGCAATATCCCGGCTCAGCAATCGAGGCTTCGGCCATATCCTACCTGGCGGAACTGGCCCGAATGCAGGAAAACTGGCCCCAGGCGGCGGGTTATCTTGAAGGTCTCTATAATAAATTCCCCACGACCGATATCGGCCGAAAGGCCCTGGTCAATGCCGCCGCCGTTTATCGAGACAAACTCGACAATCCGGCCAAAGCGGACTCCCTGATCGAAAGACTAAAGTCGGAACTATTCCCTCTGGACGATAGTAAAAATATTGATGTTATAACCGATGATATTAAGTAA
- a CDS encoding PD-(D/E)XK nuclease family protein, protein MARSYSNSRIETFQTCPRQYKFQYIEKAAVEKPVGVEAFLGNAVHHALEKLYSLKLNGKLLTVNELLGIYHEHWDGPDRDRIKVTRENLGVDDYIRVGEEALKRYYDKYHPFDDGDVLALEKSISFPLDPESRFMINAKVDRISRRADGVVEIVDYKTKAFLPTQHVLEDDAQMGLYQMGVSYLWPDFDRFELKQIFLRQGVEMKAVMDKDKLDEIRYRTYQKILEIERAVKFDDFPPQESAICDWCIYFELCPAKRHRLALDEEIEVEFDPGIGSRMAGEYLSLNEKKKQIETEMKALKTDIVKYCEDFDVSSLEGDQGLVRVSFKDEEMFPSKTASEDDYLEISYLARRFNLEECFKLDQNVLYKEFYITEKLPPELKKQLEKFLIKRRRETLYTRYKGE, encoded by the coding sequence ATGGCTCGCTCGTACAGCAATTCCCGGATTGAGACATTCCAAACCTGCCCGCGGCAATATAAATTTCAGTATATCGAAAAGGCGGCGGTGGAAAAGCCGGTCGGGGTTGAGGCTTTCCTGGGCAATGCGGTTCATCATGCCCTCGAGAAATTATATTCCCTGAAATTGAACGGGAAACTGTTAACGGTCAATGAGCTTCTCGGTATTTATCATGAGCATTGGGATGGCCCCGATCGGGACAGAATCAAAGTCACCAGGGAGAATCTCGGTGTCGATGATTATATCCGGGTGGGTGAGGAAGCTCTGAAACGCTATTATGATAAGTATCATCCGTTCGATGACGGCGATGTTCTGGCGCTTGAAAAAAGCATTTCATTTCCGCTTGACCCGGAGAGCCGGTTTATGATTAATGCCAAGGTGGATCGAATCAGCCGCCGGGCTGACGGGGTAGTGGAGATTGTCGATTACAAAACCAAGGCCTTTTTACCGACTCAGCATGTTCTTGAGGATGATGCTCAGATGGGATTGTATCAAATGGGGGTGAGCTATCTCTGGCCCGATTTCGACCGGTTCGAGTTGAAGCAGATATTTCTTCGTCAGGGCGTGGAAATGAAAGCGGTTATGGATAAAGACAAGCTCGACGAGATTCGTTATCGAACGTACCAGAAAATTCTGGAGATTGAGAGAGCAGTGAAGTTCGATGATTTCCCGCCGCAGGAGTCGGCTATATGTGATTGGTGTATTTATTTCGAGTTGTGCCCGGCTAAACGTCATCGCCTGGCACTCGACGAGGAAATCGAGGTTGAATTCGATCCCGGTATCGGATCCCGGATGGCCGGTGAATATTTAAGCCTCAATGAAAAGAAAAAACAGATTGAGACCGAGATGAAAGCTCTCAAGACTGATATTGTCAAATATTGTGAGGATTTTGATGTCAGCAGTCTGGAAGGCGATCAGGGATTGGTAAGGGTCAGTTTCAAGGATGAGGAAATGTTTCCGTCAAAGACCGCCTCCGAAGATGATTATCTTGAGATTTCATATCTTGCCCGCCGGTTCAATCTTGAGGAATGCTTCAAACTTGATCAGAATGTGCTTTATAAGGAGTTTTATATCACGGAAAAACTCCCCCCGGAATTGAAAAAACAACTGGAGAAATTTCTTATTAAAAGACGGCGGGAGACTCTTTATACCCGATACAAAGGGGAATAA
- a CDS encoding PEP-CTERM sorting domain-containing protein produces MKKTLMALVILTLVCFSSSYAAFSWQLYDFGTGPFDANNNTAPIDYPYGVGELPSPGMLGEGGENFDLEGFHFATQGSTVHLALTNSFGYSAYSTGWNRSYHLGDIFFGFDGNKYQYAIDVSEGKLYQVNTYRGIPDKPGTYYNYTDIRNAVGGWEITSGNFLGNVTNQRTLWAGLETNPLQGNGDTYVWEFAFDASMLGGLDGHNSISFHNTLECGNDLMEASYNMVPEPTTMILFGLGLLGVGAIRRKIR; encoded by the coding sequence ATGAAAAAGACATTAATGGCCCTGGTTATTTTGACTTTGGTTTGTTTCAGTTCCAGCTATGCGGCCTTCAGCTGGCAGTTATATGATTTCGGGACCGGACCGTTTGATGCCAATAACAACACCGCCCCGATTGATTATCCCTATGGCGTAGGGGAACTTCCTTCACCCGGTATGCTTGGTGAGGGCGGCGAGAATTTTGATCTGGAAGGTTTTCATTTTGCCACTCAGGGTAGCACTGTTCATCTGGCCCTGACTAATTCTTTCGGCTACTCCGCTTATTCGACCGGATGGAATCGCAGTTATCATCTGGGTGACATTTTCTTTGGATTCGATGGTAACAAATATCAATATGCTATTGATGTCTCTGAAGGCAAATTGTATCAGGTGAATACTTATCGCGGAATTCCCGATAAACCGGGCACTTATTATAATTATACCGACATTCGTAACGCGGTCGGCGGCTGGGAAATCACCAGTGGCAATTTCCTTGGCAATGTGACCAACCAGCGGACTTTATGGGCTGGTTTGGAAACCAACCCGTTGCAGGGCAACGGCGATACCTATGTCTGGGAATTCGCTTTTGACGCCAGTATGCTGGGGGGTTTAGACGGTCATAACTCCATTTCCTTCCACAATACCCTAGAATGCGGCAACGACTTGATGGAAGCCTCCTATAATATGGTTCCTGAACCGACCACCATGATTCTATTCGGTCTGGGTTTACTCGGAGTCGGTGCTATTCGTCGTAAAATCCGTTAA
- a CDS encoding tetratricopeptide repeat protein: MNRHIRILLVALVLMFTAGCVYYNTFYNARKAFSEAESKRKQSGRRSVSNAGNSQYKKAIEKSDKVLEKYPGSSWYDDALYVNGVSHFYTGDYAKAEKRFRELIANFPQSPFYKMSNLYLAKSKLMLNEMDDAMFLFEELFSESQDREIKIDAALALGEYYFDEKNYDKAVPYFQALIDSLGNDEEKILAQMYIADGDFQRFKLRQALEDYGKLLKYDLATPDYYKVNFRLGETHYFLNDIEAGMEYFQKLSENELYYDSLASLKMKIAQGYEWVGDLMLAESIYEQVALEYPRHPLGGLANYYLGLMYQYDYENYMKAKEYYDKAKTSGNASGIYQEALEHSTDIGKLEEYLNQRSVDSTATAEEIDKAAETQYLLAELYLTQMDKPDSAIQEFQLLVEKFPTAYLTPKSLIAMAMLSRDVYNDTTVYDSTLRIILRDYPRSDFVPEAINLLGLSGTIADSGYAEKYYQRAEYFVFDNKNIDSARYYFSMVADSFPRSQFNIQAKYALLWLREMYDSPDDSTLYYEYAYFADSFPKTDFAKAAEKKLVIKPRIQKDEDDQQYYGEDSTAYAEGDGYGDGDSTEIAANLTPEQRYFTGPDGNTLFEVQGAPTRYDKEFIYPTAAYYLEFEGNLYFQIKIDPFGDVTEAKLMNPTESVELNEEATETVLSSHFDTFWIRPEWFDDWFVYKYYIPLPSRLR; this comes from the coding sequence ATGAATCGTCATATTAGAATACTGCTGGTGGCCCTGGTATTGATGTTTACGGCCGGTTGTGTTTATTACAATACTTTTTATAATGCCCGCAAGGCCTTCAGCGAGGCGGAGTCTAAACGCAAGCAAAGCGGGCGTCGCTCGGTCAGCAATGCCGGGAACAGCCAGTACAAAAAGGCTATTGAGAAAAGCGATAAGGTTCTCGAGAAGTATCCCGGTTCCAGCTGGTATGATGACGCTCTATATGTCAACGGGGTTTCTCACTTTTATACCGGGGATTACGCCAAAGCCGAAAAGCGTTTTCGCGAATTGATCGCCAATTTCCCCCAGTCGCCGTTCTATAAGATGTCCAACCTTTACCTGGCCAAATCAAAACTGATGCTCAATGAAATGGATGATGCCATGTTCCTTTTCGAGGAATTATTCAGCGAGAGCCAGGATCGGGAGATTAAGATAGATGCGGCTCTTGCCCTGGGTGAATACTATTTCGATGAGAAGAATTATGACAAGGCCGTTCCGTATTTTCAGGCCCTGATAGATTCACTGGGTAACGATGAGGAAAAGATATTGGCCCAGATGTATATCGCCGACGGTGATTTCCAGCGTTTCAAGCTTCGCCAGGCGCTTGAGGATTACGGAAAATTATTGAAGTACGATTTAGCCACGCCGGATTACTATAAGGTTAACTTCCGCCTCGGCGAGACTCATTATTTTCTGAACGATATCGAGGCGGGAATGGAATATTTCCAGAAATTATCTGAAAATGAGTTGTACTATGACTCGCTGGCATCACTCAAAATGAAAATCGCCCAGGGTTATGAATGGGTGGGTGATTTGATGCTGGCCGAGTCGATTTACGAGCAGGTAGCTCTCGAATATCCGCGTCACCCGCTGGGCGGTCTGGCAAATTATTATCTCGGATTGATGTATCAATATGATTATGAAAATTACATGAAAGCCAAGGAATATTACGACAAAGCCAAAACCAGCGGTAATGCCAGCGGCATTTACCAGGAGGCCCTGGAGCATTCCACCGATATCGGCAAACTGGAGGAGTATCTCAACCAGAGGAGTGTGGACAGCACGGCCACGGCTGAGGAAATCGATAAAGCCGCGGAAACGCAGTATCTTCTGGCCGAATTATATTTAACCCAGATGGACAAACCCGATTCGGCCATCCAGGAGTTTCAATTGCTGGTCGAGAAATTCCCGACGGCGTACCTTACCCCCAAATCCCTGATTGCCATGGCGATGTTATCCCGGGATGTATACAATGATACCACGGTGTACGATTCAACCCTGAGAATTATCCTGAGAGATTATCCCCGGTCCGATTTTGTCCCGGAGGCCATCAATCTGCTGGGCCTGTCGGGAACCATCGCCGATTCGGGATATGCCGAAAAATACTACCAGCGAGCCGAGTATTTCGTGTTCGACAATAAAAATATCGATTCCGCCCGCTATTATTTCTCTATGGTGGCCGACAGTTTCCCGCGCTCCCAATTTAATATCCAGGCCAAGTATGCTCTGTTGTGGCTGCGGGAGATGTATGACAGTCCCGATGATTCGACGCTGTACTATGAATATGCGTATTTCGCCGATTCGTTTCCCAAAACCGATTTCGCCAAGGCCGCCGAGAAAAAACTGGTAATCAAGCCAAGAATCCAGAAAGACGAGGATGATCAGCAGTATTACGGCGAGGACAGCACGGCTTATGCGGAAGGTGATGGATACGGCGATGGAGATTCGACCGAGATCGCCGCCAACCTGACCCCGGAACAGCGTTATTTCACCGGACCCGATGGGAATACGCTATTTGAAGTTCAAGGCGCCCCGACCCGGTACGATAAGGAATTTATCTATCCTACGGCGGCTTACTACCTGGAATTCGAAGGGAATCTTTATTTTCAGATAAAAATCGATCCTTTCGGGGATGTGACCGAGGCTAAACTGATGAATCCGACAGAGTCAGTGGAATTGAACGAAGAGGCTACGGAGACGGTGCTGTCGTCGCATTTCGACACTTTCTGGATCCGCCCCGAATGGTTTGACGACTGGTTCGTTTATAAATATTATATACCCCTGCCATCGAGATTAAGATGA